One genomic region from Desulfuromonas sp. TF encodes:
- the truD gene encoding tRNA pseudouridine(13) synthase TruD gives MSDYLTAQFPGTGGVIKEAPEDFLVEEIPLYSPCGEGEHLYVEVEKQGLTTFDLLSRLARTLGVRERELGYAGLKDARATTRQTVSIPGVKPDQVLGLELEGVRILSARFHRNKLRPGHLAGNRFTIRIRQVREGSLDEARDVLHVLQNVGVPNRFGSQRYGSLGNSHLIGGALLRQNFEEAARQIVGDPSMISNERWRTGAERFAAGDLEGALAALPARYRDERRMIHALIEGRSARAAVLGLPRKLLRLYLSAYQSQLFDRMVTMRLSTLDILWAGDLAWKHDNGACFFVEDPAFEQPRADRFEISPSGPLFGYKTTLARGQAGLLEESLRDKEKLRVEDFRLEDGLGMEGERRPLRVPLNGVDVTADGADLVLAFSLPKGSYATSVLREVMKTEPTGA, from the coding sequence ATGAGTGACTATCTCACCGCCCAATTTCCCGGAACCGGGGGAGTCATCAAGGAAGCCCCGGAAGATTTCCTGGTCGAGGAGATTCCTCTGTATTCTCCTTGCGGGGAGGGGGAACATCTTTATGTCGAGGTGGAAAAACAGGGCCTGACCACCTTCGATCTTCTGAGTCGCCTGGCCCGGACCCTGGGCGTTCGCGAGCGGGAACTGGGCTATGCCGGACTCAAGGATGCCCGCGCCACGACCCGCCAGACCGTCTCCATTCCCGGCGTAAAACCCGATCAGGTCCTGGGCCTCGAACTGGAGGGCGTCCGGATCCTCTCCGCACGCTTCCACCGCAACAAGCTGCGTCCCGGCCATCTTGCCGGCAATCGCTTCACTATCCGCATCCGGCAGGTCCGGGAAGGCTCTCTGGATGAGGCCAGAGATGTCCTCCACGTCCTGCAGAACGTCGGCGTGCCCAACCGCTTCGGTTCCCAGCGCTACGGCTCCCTTGGCAATTCCCACCTCATTGGCGGAGCCCTGCTGCGGCAGAATTTCGAAGAGGCCGCCCGGCAGATTGTCGGAGACCCTTCGATGATCTCCAACGAACGCTGGCGCACGGGTGCCGAGCGCTTCGCCGCCGGAGACCTGGAGGGCGCCCTTGCGGCCTTGCCCGCACGCTACCGGGACGAAAGAAGAATGATACACGCCCTGATCGAAGGGCGTTCAGCCCGGGCAGCCGTTCTGGGGCTGCCGCGCAAGCTGCTCCGCCTCTACCTTTCGGCCTACCAGTCGCAGCTTTTCGACCGGATGGTAACCATGCGCCTGTCCACCCTGGACATCCTCTGGGCGGGAGACCTGGCCTGGAAACACGACAACGGCGCCTGCTTTTTCGTGGAGGATCCGGCATTCGAGCAGCCGAGGGCCGATCGCTTCGAGATCAGCCCGTCGGGGCCGCTCTTCGGCTACAAGACAACGCTCGCCCGCGGCCAGGCCGGGCTGCTGGAGGAGAGCCTGCGGGACAAGGAGAAGCTGCGGGTGGAGGACTTTCGCCTTGAGGACGGCCTGGGCATGGAGGGGGAGCGCCGCCCCCTGCGCGTGCCGCTGAACGGGGTCGACGTCACCGCTGACGGGGCCGATCTGGTCCTTGCCTTCAGCCTCCCCAAGGGAAGCTATGCCACCAGCGTCCTGAGAGAAGTCATGAAAACAGAACCGACCGGCGCCTGA
- the trmB gene encoding tRNA (guanosine(46)-N7)-methyltransferase TrmB — translation MTQRVIEITSPSFIPEESLAAGADPARLFTRECPLALEIGCGIGDFIVQRAKQQPETNFLAIDIYNKGCHKTCKKVDAAQLDNVRVARLEARYLLTRYLPRECLSAIYINCPDPWPKKRHRDRRLVNREFLQLAFHSLRPGGDLYFSTDFDDYAAQVAGIFPSLEGYRNCLSAPCALELPGYPISKYMRRFLDQGQPIHFVHYRKKEGCADAVPLPAVAQGFRVRWNRAENE, via the coding sequence ATGACTCAGCGAGTGATCGAAATCACTTCTCCCTCTTTCATTCCCGAAGAGAGCCTCGCCGCAGGCGCCGACCCTGCAAGACTCTTCACCCGGGAGTGCCCCCTGGCTCTGGAGATCGGCTGCGGCATCGGCGATTTCATCGTGCAACGGGCGAAGCAGCAGCCGGAAACGAATTTTCTCGCCATCGACATCTACAATAAGGGGTGCCACAAAACCTGCAAGAAGGTGGACGCGGCGCAGCTCGACAATGTCCGGGTGGCGCGCCTGGAAGCCCGCTATCTTCTGACCCGGTACCTCCCCCGGGAATGCCTCTCCGCCATCTACATCAACTGCCCCGACCCCTGGCCGAAGAAGCGTCATCGCGATCGGCGGCTGGTCAACCGGGAGTTTCTGCAACTGGCCTTCCACTCCCTGCGCCCCGGCGGCGATCTCTATTTCAGCACGGATTTCGACGATTACGCCGCGCAGGTTGCCGGAATTTTCCCCTCCCTCGAAGGGTACCGGAACTGCCTCTCCGCCCCCTGCGCCCTGGAGCTGCCCGGATATCCGATCTCCAAATATATGCGCCGTTTTCTCGATCAGGGACAGCCCATTCACTTCGTTCACTACCGGAAGAAGGAAGGATGTGCCGATGCCGTTCCGCTCCCGGCCGTCGCTCAGGGGTTCCGCGTACGCTGGAACAGGGCCGAAAATGAGTGA
- a CDS encoding DUF4212 domain-containing protein has translation MAQNPPPDGEPSGDYRVNLFRPRPGFMRREVAVIWIMLAGWAFLTFGFQLLLARNSGESALTAMNIFGFPFHYWFTSQFLILWFILLCFLFNVSIDRLREKYRKRR, from the coding sequence ATGGCACAGAATCCGCCCCCTGACGGCGAACCGTCAGGAGACTACCGGGTCAACCTTTTTCGTCCCCGGCCCGGGTTCATGCGCAGGGAAGTGGCCGTCATCTGGATCATGCTGGCGGGATGGGCCTTTCTAACCTTCGGTTTCCAGCTCCTGCTGGCCCGAAACTCGGGTGAGAGCGCCCTGACGGCGATGAACATTTTCGGCTTTCCTTTCCACTACTGGTTCACCAGCCAGTTCCTGATCCTCTGGTTCATTCTTCTTTGTTTTCTCTTCAACGTGTCTATCGACCGCCTGAGAGAGAAATACCGGAAGCGCCGGTAG
- a CDS encoding c-type cytochrome yields the protein MTFMKAVKSIAIAALALVMAAPAGAAEDSSRGIELLNSLGCKGCHRINGQGGTLGPSLDGVGKRLDEQRIRRQLLDPKSANPGSLMPSFGHLPEKDINTLVDYLGDLK from the coding sequence ATGACATTTATGAAGGCCGTTAAATCGATTGCAATTGCCGCTCTGGCTCTTGTTATGGCGGCGCCCGCTGGAGCGGCGGAAGATTCTTCCAGGGGCATCGAACTGCTCAATTCCCTGGGGTGCAAGGGATGTCATCGGATCAACGGCCAGGGGGGAACCCTCGGCCCGTCTCTCGACGGAGTGGGCAAGCGGTTGGATGAGCAGAGAATCCGTCGGCAGCTGCTTGATCCCAAATCCGCAAATCCCGGTTCCTTAATGCCTTCCTTCGGACATCTCCCCGAGAAGGACATCAATACCCTGGTCGATTACCTGGGGGATCTTAAATGA